Proteins from a single region of Streptomyces vinaceus:
- a CDS encoding TetR/AcrR family transcriptional regulator translates to MTPATERPAPVRRDALRNRELLLAAARDAFAAQGLEAPLDEIARRAGVGNATLYRHFPTRAALIDAVFRDSLQGTVDAGEEARGAADAWTALGHYLEAVFTVLADDRGANDLMTTAIEGVTSLDAVHAHNHETIALLMGRAQRDGVMRPDVTVEDLLLSLATLGRAVPSLAAAGPPNAWRRQLSLFLDGLRAGTRPATPLPAPAPTAQELAAVLRDLGPHRGN, encoded by the coding sequence TTGACCCCGGCCACGGAACGGCCCGCGCCTGTACGGCGCGACGCGCTGCGCAACCGCGAGCTGCTCCTGGCCGCCGCGCGCGACGCCTTCGCCGCCCAGGGGCTGGAAGCCCCGCTGGACGAGATCGCCCGCCGGGCCGGGGTAGGGAACGCCACGCTCTACCGGCACTTCCCCACCCGGGCGGCGCTGATCGACGCCGTCTTCCGGGACTCCCTCCAGGGGACCGTCGACGCCGGAGAGGAGGCCCGCGGCGCGGCGGACGCCTGGACGGCACTGGGCCACTACCTGGAGGCGGTCTTCACCGTGCTGGCCGATGACCGGGGCGCCAACGACCTGATGACCACCGCCATCGAGGGCGTGACCTCGCTCGACGCCGTCCACGCCCACAACCACGAGACGATCGCCCTGCTGATGGGCCGCGCCCAGCGGGACGGCGTGATGCGCCCCGACGTCACCGTCGAGGACCTGCTCCTGAGCCTGGCCACGCTCGGCCGCGCCGTACCCTCCCTCGCGGCCGCCGGGCCCCCGAACGCCTGGCGGCGGCAGCTGTCCCTGTTCCTCGACGGCCTGCGGGCCGGAACCCGCCCCGCAACCCCGCTGCCCGCCCCGGCCCCGACCGCGCAGGAGCTGGCGGCCGTCCTCCGGGACCTCGGACCGCACCGCGGCAACTGA
- a CDS encoding cytochrome P450 family protein, which produces MPAPTLEELAPEGTDFAADPYPVYAALREKGLVHRVHVPGSGDVWLVLGRDEVRAALTDPRLRNDIRHSSTWRSDGGNAIGLNMLQTDAPHHTRLRALVSREFTAGRVEAMRPRVRQIADGLLDALPAAGSADLVAGYALPLPLTVICELLGVPLADQHHFHAWSTELVAPSSPAAAGAAAGEMSAYFAALIAAKAGDPGTDLMSALVLDSAGQGGLSPEELLGMAFLLLVAGHETTVNLISSAVLALLRHPDQLAALRADPRLTDGAVEEALRHDGPVTAAAFRHAAEPVEIAGVRIPAGDSVMLSLAAASRDPAHFPDPDRFDVRRPARGHLAFGHGIHHCLGAPLARIEARTALRTLLRRLPDLALDTAPESLVRRPGAMLRGVAALPVRWSRRLPA; this is translated from the coding sequence ATGCCCGCGCCCACGCTCGAAGAACTCGCCCCCGAGGGAACCGACTTCGCCGCCGACCCGTACCCCGTCTACGCCGCCCTGCGCGAGAAGGGGCTCGTCCACCGCGTCCACGTGCCCGGGAGCGGCGACGTCTGGCTCGTGCTCGGCCGCGACGAGGTGCGCGCCGCCCTGACCGACCCCCGGCTGCGCAACGACATACGGCACTCCTCGACGTGGCGCAGCGACGGCGGCAACGCCATCGGGCTGAACATGTTGCAGACCGACGCCCCGCACCACACCCGCCTGCGCGCCCTGGTCTCACGCGAGTTCACCGCCGGACGCGTCGAGGCGATGCGGCCCCGCGTCCGGCAGATCGCCGACGGGCTCCTCGACGCCCTCCCGGCGGCGGGCTCCGCCGATCTGGTCGCGGGCTACGCCCTCCCCCTGCCCCTCACCGTCATCTGCGAACTGCTCGGCGTCCCCCTGGCCGACCAGCACCACTTCCACGCCTGGTCGACCGAGCTCGTGGCGCCTTCCTCACCCGCCGCGGCCGGCGCCGCCGCCGGCGAGATGAGCGCGTACTTCGCCGCCCTCATCGCCGCCAAGGCCGGTGACCCCGGCACGGACCTCATGAGCGCCCTGGTCCTGGACTCCGCCGGGCAGGGCGGACTCTCCCCCGAGGAACTGCTCGGGATGGCCTTCCTCCTGCTCGTCGCGGGACACGAGACCACGGTCAACCTCATCTCCAGCGCGGTCCTGGCCCTGCTGCGCCACCCCGACCAGCTCGCCGCGCTGCGCGCCGACCCCCGCCTGACCGACGGCGCCGTCGAGGAGGCGCTGCGCCACGACGGCCCCGTCACCGCGGCCGCCTTCCGGCACGCCGCCGAACCCGTGGAGATCGCCGGGGTCCGCATCCCCGCCGGCGACAGCGTCATGCTCTCCCTCGCCGCCGCCTCCCGCGACCCCGCGCACTTCCCCGACCCCGACCGCTTCGACGTCCGCCGCCCCGCCCGGGGACACCTCGCGTTCGGCCACGGCATCCACCACTGCCTGGGCGCCCCGCTCGCCCGCATCGAAGCCCGGACCGCCCTGCGGACGCTCCTGCGACGGCTGCCGGACCTCGCCCTGGACACCGCGCCCGAATCCCTCGTACGCCGCCCGGGCGCGATGCTCAGGGGCGTGGCCGCCCTGCCCGTACGGTGGTCGCGGCGGCTGCCCGCGTGA
- a CDS encoding dienelactone hydrolase family protein yields MHFTSEQRLDDGVVEREFTLGEIPGTLWTPESAASAPLVLMAHNNGLPKADPRLVARARYTAARGYAVATIDAAGCGDRPRSAADEQARADLRRAMQAGEPVDEIFESFIGPMVEKAVPDWRTTLDALLALPGIDGPVGYSGGWTALGIRLAVVEPRIAAAGFFAGGYVPRAQREEARQVTVPLLFLLQWDDEGNPRQRALDLFDAFGSEEKTLHANLGGHTGTPWFELEDGCRFLDRHLK; encoded by the coding sequence ATGCATTTCACTTCCGAACAGCGCCTCGACGACGGCGTCGTCGAGCGCGAATTCACCCTGGGCGAGATCCCCGGCACCCTGTGGACGCCCGAGTCCGCCGCGTCGGCCCCGCTGGTGCTGATGGCCCACAACAACGGTCTGCCCAAGGCGGACCCCCGGCTGGTGGCCCGGGCCCGGTACACCGCGGCGCGCGGCTACGCGGTGGCCACCATCGACGCCGCGGGGTGCGGTGACCGGCCCCGCTCCGCAGCCGACGAGCAGGCCCGCGCCGACCTCCGGCGGGCGATGCAGGCCGGCGAGCCGGTCGACGAGATCTTCGAGTCCTTCATCGGGCCGATGGTCGAGAAGGCGGTCCCGGACTGGCGGACCACCCTGGACGCCCTCCTCGCGCTGCCCGGGATCGACGGCCCGGTCGGGTACTCCGGCGGGTGGACCGCCCTCGGCATCCGGCTGGCGGTGGTCGAGCCGCGCATCGCGGCCGCGGGCTTCTTCGCCGGGGGGTACGTGCCCCGCGCCCAGCGCGAGGAGGCCCGGCAGGTCACCGTACCGCTGCTGTTCCTGCTGCAGTGGGACGACGAGGGCAACCCCCGCCAACGCGCCCTGGACCTGTTCGACGCCTTCGGCAGCGAGGAGAAGACGCTGCACGCCAACCTGGGCGGGCACACCGGCACCCCGTGGTTCGAGCTGGAGGACGGGTGCCGGTTCCTGGACCGGCACCTGAAGTGA
- a CDS encoding purple acid phosphatase family protein, producing the protein MDLPDFGIPQKLASRMSMAEQHDYLRTKFTRRGALRAGAVTAAVAGGGLTVGSASPAYAAPTVLASTERRGVDGALAAPFARHLQYGADPKTQMRVSWQVPFAVKKPYLRVGTSPWALSVKIDAEVRHLSTPVLNGGKIAAAEQFYLHVGLDRLRPGQTYYYGVGHDGFDPADHRNLGTLGTFTTAPSRAENFTFTAFGDQGVSYHALGNDAVLLAQNPAFHLHAGDICYADSSGSGTSGDTYDARAWDQFLAQTETVAKTVPWMVTTGNHDMEAWYSPQGYGGQNARWSLPGNGPDPVNQPGVYSFVHGNVGVVALDANDVSYEIPANFGISGGKQTAWLDRRLGELRHHRDVDFIVVFFHHCAFSTTSAHASEGGVRDVWVPLFEKHQVDLVINGHNHVYERTDAIKGNKVGRKVPIGERTDPTQDGIVYVTAGAAGRSLYSFPVPDSYEGHVADRDSVESYRWVKGGTKATETVEWSRVRYTNYSFLAVEVETGRSPKLKVSALAETGQRIDHFEIQRGRGR; encoded by the coding sequence ATGGACCTTCCCGATTTCGGTATCCCCCAGAAGCTCGCCTCGCGGATGAGCATGGCCGAGCAGCACGACTACCTGCGTACGAAGTTCACCCGGCGCGGCGCGCTGCGCGCGGGTGCGGTGACCGCGGCCGTCGCCGGCGGCGGCCTGACCGTCGGCTCGGCCTCGCCCGCGTACGCGGCTCCGACCGTGCTGGCCTCCACCGAGCGGCGCGGTGTCGACGGTGCGCTGGCCGCGCCGTTCGCACGGCACTTGCAGTACGGCGCGGACCCCAAGACGCAGATGCGGGTGTCGTGGCAGGTGCCGTTCGCGGTGAAGAAGCCGTACCTGCGCGTGGGCACCAGCCCCTGGGCGCTGAGCGTGAAGATCGACGCCGAGGTCCGACACCTGAGCACCCCGGTCCTGAACGGCGGCAAGATCGCCGCGGCCGAGCAGTTCTACCTGCACGTGGGCCTGGACCGGCTGCGGCCCGGACAGACCTACTACTACGGGGTCGGGCACGACGGCTTCGACCCCGCCGACCACCGCAACCTCGGTACGCTCGGCACCTTCACCACCGCCCCCTCGCGCGCCGAGAACTTCACCTTCACGGCCTTCGGCGACCAGGGCGTGAGCTACCACGCGCTCGGCAACGACGCGGTGCTGCTGGCCCAGAACCCGGCCTTCCACCTGCACGCGGGTGACATCTGCTACGCCGACTCCTCCGGTTCGGGCACCTCCGGCGACACGTACGACGCGCGGGCTTGGGACCAGTTCCTGGCCCAGACGGAGACGGTGGCCAAGACCGTGCCGTGGATGGTGACGACCGGCAACCACGACATGGAGGCCTGGTACTCGCCCCAGGGCTACGGCGGCCAGAACGCCCGCTGGTCCCTGCCCGGCAACGGCCCGGACCCGGTCAACCAGCCCGGCGTGTACTCGTTCGTGCACGGCAACGTCGGGGTGGTGGCGCTCGACGCGAACGACGTCTCGTACGAGATCCCCGCCAACTTCGGTATCAGCGGCGGAAAGCAGACCGCGTGGCTGGACCGGCGGCTGGGCGAACTGCGCCACCACCGCGACGTGGACTTCATCGTGGTGTTCTTCCACCACTGCGCGTTCTCGACCACCAGCGCGCACGCCTCGGAGGGCGGGGTGCGGGACGTGTGGGTGCCGCTGTTCGAGAAGCACCAGGTGGACCTGGTCATCAACGGGCACAACCACGTGTACGAGCGGACCGACGCGATCAAGGGCAACAAGGTCGGCCGGAAGGTCCCCATCGGCGAGCGCACCGACCCCACGCAGGACGGCATCGTGTACGTCACGGCCGGCGCGGCGGGGCGTTCGCTGTACAGCTTCCCGGTGCCGGACTCGTACGAGGGCCACGTCGCGGACCGCGACAGCGTCGAGTCCTACCGGTGGGTCAAGGGCGGGACCAAGGCGACCGAGACGGTGGAGTGGTCGCGGGTGCGGTACACCAACTACTCCTTCCTCGCGGTCGAGGTCGAGACGGGCCGCTCCCCGAAGCTGAAGGTCAGCGCCCTCGCCGAGACGGGCCAGCGGATCGACCACTTCGAGATCCAGCGGGGACGCGGCCGCTAG
- a CDS encoding PP2C family protein-serine/threonine phosphatase codes for MRLSPVILTVVIASLAYATPPEMAFSRLLPAAPALAAAMWPVLPTVLLGTVCLLLMIGLSLVFPDLGTWWTCAGIIAVTVAAAYGSHLRLQRERTLLQVRLVADAAQQVVLSPLPRLFGNIEIESLYLAAAAEARIGGDFYEVVETPYGIRMLIGDVRGKGLPAVGEAAAIVNAFREAAHGESGLVGIARRLDASSTRYNASFPSDGPMERFATALLVEIPHEGGRIDVLNCGHPPPLLLNRGELRVLESSSPSPLLSLAELIGDHYSVDSFEFAPGDLLLLYTDGIAEARVRDGEFFPLAAWMRRQPPLAPREVLTALHRDLLRHSKGRLDDDVAALAVRLRGPRGAQSP; via the coding sequence GTGCGGCTGTCGCCGGTCATCTTGACCGTCGTCATCGCAAGCCTGGCCTACGCCACTCCGCCGGAGATGGCCTTCAGCCGCCTCCTGCCCGCCGCGCCGGCCCTCGCCGCCGCGATGTGGCCGGTCCTCCCCACCGTCCTGCTCGGGACGGTCTGCCTCCTGCTGATGATCGGCCTCAGCCTGGTCTTCCCCGATCTGGGAACGTGGTGGACGTGCGCGGGGATCATCGCGGTCACCGTGGCCGCCGCCTACGGGAGCCACCTGCGGCTCCAGCGGGAGCGCACCCTCCTCCAGGTGCGGCTCGTCGCCGACGCGGCGCAGCAGGTGGTGCTGAGCCCCCTGCCGCGGCTCTTCGGGAACATCGAGATCGAGTCGCTGTACCTCGCGGCCGCGGCGGAGGCGCGGATCGGCGGGGACTTCTACGAGGTGGTGGAGACCCCGTACGGGATCCGGATGCTCATCGGTGACGTACGGGGCAAGGGCCTGCCGGCCGTGGGTGAGGCCGCCGCGATCGTCAACGCCTTCCGGGAGGCGGCCCACGGTGAAAGCGGCCTGGTGGGCATCGCGCGCAGGCTGGATGCCAGCAGCACCCGGTACAACGCCTCCTTCCCTTCCGACGGCCCGATGGAGCGCTTCGCCACCGCCCTGCTCGTGGAGATCCCGCACGAGGGCGGCCGGATCGACGTCCTCAACTGCGGACACCCCCCGCCACTGCTGCTGAACCGAGGGGAACTCCGCGTGCTGGAGTCCTCGTCCCCCTCACCGCTGCTCAGCCTCGCGGAGCTGATCGGTGACCACTACAGCGTGGACAGCTTCGAGTTCGCCCCCGGCGACCTGCTGCTCCTCTACACGGACGGGATCGCCGAGGCCCGCGTCCGCGACGGCGAGTTCTTCCCGCTGGCGGCCTGGATGCGCCGGCAGCCCCCGCTCGCGCCCCGGGAGGTACTCACGGCTCTCCATCGCGACCTCCTGCGCCACAGCAAGGGCCGGCTCGACGACGACGTCGCCGCCCTCGCGGTGCGCCTGCGCGGACCACGGGGCGCGCAGTCCCCGTGA
- a CDS encoding aldehyde dehydrogenase family protein, which translates to MELTDPATGRVHARAPHSGRADTEAAVAAAAAAYGGWSTTTPAVRQRALLSLADAMEAHADALTAAETADTGKPVRQFRDEELPTIVDTVRYFAGAARNLPGAAAAEYTPGRTSLLRREPVGVCAQITPWNYPLMMAAWKIAPAVAAGNTTVLKPADTTPSSSVFLARIASAHLPPGVVNVVCGDRDTGRALTAHRDVALIAVTGSVRAGQEIAAAAAAGLERVHLELGGNAPVIVHDDVDVRAAAAALAAVAYYNAGQDCTAPTRLLVHHRVHDAFLAAFAASARQLRTGPPGDEETFGPVVTVQPFADEAEALCLANDVRFGLAAGVWTSDHDRAMRTTRMLHTGIVWVNTHGTTVSEMPHGGVEHSGYGSDLSLSGLLDYTQVKHVML; encoded by the coding sequence ATGGAACTGACCGACCCCGCCACCGGCCGGGTGCACGCCCGCGCTCCGCACTCCGGCAGGGCCGACACCGAGGCCGCCGTCGCGGCGGCGGCGGCCGCGTACGGGGGCTGGTCCACGACCACCCCGGCGGTCCGCCAGCGCGCCCTGCTCTCCCTCGCCGACGCGATGGAGGCGCACGCGGACGCCCTGACGGCCGCGGAGACGGCGGACACCGGCAAACCGGTACGGCAGTTCAGGGACGAGGAGCTGCCCACGATCGTCGACACGGTGCGCTACTTCGCCGGGGCGGCCCGGAACCTTCCGGGCGCGGCCGCCGCCGAGTACACGCCGGGCCGTACCTCCCTGCTGCGCCGCGAACCGGTCGGGGTCTGCGCCCAGATCACCCCGTGGAACTACCCGCTGATGATGGCGGCGTGGAAGATCGCCCCGGCGGTCGCCGCCGGGAACACGACCGTGCTCAAGCCGGCCGACACCACCCCGTCCTCGTCCGTGTTCCTCGCCCGGATCGCCTCCGCACACCTGCCACCGGGCGTGGTCAACGTCGTCTGCGGCGACCGCGACACCGGCAGGGCGCTCACGGCCCACCGCGACGTGGCCCTGATCGCGGTCACGGGCAGTGTGCGGGCGGGCCAGGAGATCGCGGCGGCCGCGGCGGCCGGGCTCGAACGCGTCCACCTGGAGCTGGGCGGGAACGCCCCCGTCATCGTCCACGACGACGTAGATGTCCGGGCGGCGGCCGCGGCCCTCGCCGCCGTCGCCTACTACAACGCCGGCCAGGACTGCACCGCGCCCACCCGGCTCCTGGTCCACCACCGGGTGCACGACGCGTTCCTCGCGGCCTTCGCGGCGTCGGCTCGACAACTGCGCACGGGCCCGCCCGGCGATGAGGAGACCTTCGGCCCCGTCGTGACCGTCCAGCCGTTCGCCGACGAGGCGGAGGCCCTGTGCCTGGCCAACGACGTCCGTTTCGGCCTCGCGGCCGGCGTCTGGACCTCGGACCACGACCGGGCCATGCGCACGACCCGGATGCTCCACACGGGCATCGTCTGGGTGAACACCCACGGCACCACCGTTTCCGAGATGCCCCACGGGGGTGTCGAACACTCCGGCTACGGAAGCGACCTCTCCCTGTCCGGCCTCCTCGACTACACCCAGGTCAAGCACGTCATGCTGTGA
- a CDS encoding FAD-dependent oxidoreductase has protein sequence MRCPVPRRRRPRRAGPLRSVAVTGVSEGRLASLHRQRNALAAKFTAAYDRPFWRDRGLSGLSECEGVLGSTWPQGEGVLSALVPPQRFGVLLGAPAHLRERELLGEVARLYGDEAYRPLATHLRMWGTDPWTRGYVTQWTPGDVMAVGPRHGTHEPPFYVCGSDQWVAGYMEGAVRTGRDTAEEVLRRG, from the coding sequence ATGCGATGCCCCGTTCCACGGCGCCGCCGACCCAGGCGTGCCGGCCCGCTCCGCTCCGTCGCCGTCACCGGCGTCAGCGAGGGCCGCCTCGCCTCGCTGCACCGCCAGCGCAACGCCCTCGCCGCCAAGTTCACCGCCGCGTACGACAGGCCGTTCTGGCGCGACCGCGGCCTCAGCGGCCTCTCCGAGTGCGAGGGCGTCCTCGGCAGCACCTGGCCGCAGGGCGAGGGCGTCCTCTCGGCCCTCGTCCCGCCCCAGCGGTTCGGCGTACTCCTGGGGGCGCCCGCCCACCTGCGGGAGCGCGAACTGCTCGGCGAGGTCGCCCGCCTGTACGGCGACGAGGCGTACCGCCCGCTCGCCACGCACCTGCGCATGTGGGGCACCGACCCGTGGACCCGGGGGTACGTCACCCAGTGGACTCCCGGCGACGTCATGGCCGTAGGCCCCCGGCACGGCACCCATGAGCCGCCCTTCTACGTCTGCGGGTCCGACCAGTGGGTGGCCGGCTACATGGAGGGCGCCGTACGCACCGGCCGCGACACCGCCGAGGAGGTGCTGCGCCGTGGCTGA
- a CDS encoding TetR family transcriptional regulator C-terminal domain-containing protein has product MERGIASGEFTECDVAALSTLVLALCDGLGIRLMLDDPRVDLATARSTIWGAIAPALGIAPVFP; this is encoded by the coding sequence GTGGAACGGGGCATCGCATCGGGCGAGTTCACCGAGTGTGACGTCGCCGCGCTCAGCACGCTGGTCCTGGCCCTCTGCGACGGCCTCGGCATCCGCCTGATGCTGGACGACCCCCGGGTCGACCTCGCCACGGCCCGGTCGACGATCTGGGGCGCCATCGCCCCGGCGCTCGGGATCGCCCCGGTCTTCCCGTAG
- a CDS encoding YhgE/Pip domain-containing protein has translation MDADMNHSDDTRPVAAVGARASALLRRPKLWAVPTVLTGLLALLLSLLYMGGIVDPNGRLRDLPVGIVNADTGKPLPGRRQNVGTQVTEAVTGGDKSGKVQWRPLTQAQAQDQLSSAKIYGALVIPADFTDSVAALTTGNATVRPTITVLTNPGMGSIGSSLADRISTAAARQSSKAIGQGLTASPATAQADPTTRLLLADPVQIVNRVGHPVGEHSGLGLSAFYYTLLLVLIGFLGANLINTGVDTALGYADSELGPWHTRRPTVPISRTQTLLLKVVMTAVITVLTTTLVMVATISILGMDAAHIPLLWIYSYCAGLAVGLGVQAINAAFGGIGQLVSMFVFIALGLPSSGATVPLQAVPGFYRFLSLFEPMRQLSDGVRAILFFDARADAGLTRAWTMIAVGTVLALVVGFAMTRFYERRGLERMTPQPAEAAGGADDLAR, from the coding sequence ATGGACGCCGACATGAACCACAGCGACGACACCCGCCCCGTGGCCGCCGTCGGGGCACGCGCCTCGGCGCTGCTCCGCCGCCCGAAGCTGTGGGCGGTACCCACGGTGCTGACAGGACTGCTCGCCCTGCTCCTGTCGCTGCTGTACATGGGCGGCATCGTCGATCCGAACGGCAGGCTGCGCGATCTGCCCGTCGGCATCGTCAACGCGGACACGGGCAAGCCATTGCCCGGCCGGCGGCAGAACGTGGGGACGCAGGTCACCGAGGCCGTGACGGGCGGCGACAAGTCCGGCAAGGTCCAATGGCGCCCGCTCACCCAGGCCCAGGCACAGGACCAGCTCTCCTCCGCCAAGATCTACGGCGCCCTGGTCATCCCCGCGGACTTCACCGATTCCGTGGCCGCGCTCACCACCGGCAACGCCACGGTCCGGCCGACGATCACGGTGCTCACCAACCCAGGCATGGGGAGCATCGGCTCATCCCTGGCCGACCGCATCAGCACGGCGGCGGCCCGGCAGTCCTCCAAGGCCATCGGCCAAGGACTCACGGCTTCCCCCGCCACCGCGCAGGCCGATCCCACCACGCGCCTGCTGCTGGCCGACCCCGTGCAGATCGTGAACCGGGTGGGACATCCCGTCGGCGAGCACAGCGGTCTGGGGCTGAGCGCGTTCTACTACACCCTGCTGCTGGTACTCATCGGCTTCCTGGGCGCCAACCTCATCAACACCGGCGTGGACACCGCACTCGGCTACGCGGACAGCGAGCTCGGCCCCTGGCACACCCGCCGCCCCACCGTGCCGATCAGCCGCACCCAGACGCTGCTGCTGAAGGTGGTCATGACGGCCGTGATCACGGTGTTGACCACCACGCTGGTCATGGTGGCCACGATCTCGATCCTCGGGATGGACGCCGCACACATCCCGCTGCTGTGGATCTACTCCTACTGCGCGGGCCTCGCGGTGGGCCTGGGCGTACAGGCGATCAACGCGGCGTTCGGCGGGATCGGCCAGCTCGTGTCCATGTTCGTGTTCATCGCGCTGGGCCTGCCGTCGTCGGGCGCCACCGTCCCGCTCCAGGCCGTCCCCGGCTTCTACCGCTTCCTCTCCCTCTTCGAGCCCATGCGCCAGCTCAGCGACGGGGTGCGCGCCATCCTCTTCTTCGACGCGCGCGCCGACGCGGGTCTGACCCGGGCGTGGACCATGATCGCCGTCGGTACGGTCCTCGCCCTGGTCGTCGGTTTCGCGATGACCCGCTTCTACGAGCGCAGGGGGCTGGAGCGCATGACGCCTCAGCCGGCGGAGGCGGCGGGCGGAGCCGACGACCTGGCCCGGTGA
- a CDS encoding TetR/AcrR family transcriptional regulator, whose translation MGRVSQAQAQENRKRVVEMASQLFREQGTSVSVADLMKAAGLTHGGFYKQFDSKEALIDEAVSHAFGELAERRASVLEENEGERPAAQRAMIDSYLSPRHRDSAATGCPAAGLATDMARDPGDRGAHRTYTDGISDFADWLATDDQDGIVRLCTMLGALVLARATKDSPLSDEILEAARAALAR comes from the coding sequence ATGGGCCGGGTATCGCAGGCTCAGGCGCAGGAGAACCGCAAGCGGGTCGTGGAGATGGCGTCGCAGCTCTTCCGCGAACAGGGCACGAGCGTGAGCGTGGCCGACCTGATGAAGGCGGCAGGCCTGACGCACGGCGGCTTCTACAAGCAGTTCGACTCGAAGGAAGCCCTCATCGACGAGGCCGTCTCGCACGCCTTCGGGGAACTGGCCGAGCGGCGGGCGAGCGTCCTGGAGGAGAACGAGGGCGAGCGCCCCGCGGCCCAGCGGGCCATGATCGACAGCTACCTCTCCCCCCGGCACCGGGATTCCGCCGCCACGGGCTGCCCCGCCGCCGGACTGGCCACCGACATGGCCCGTGACCCCGGGGACCGCGGAGCGCACCGTACCTACACCGACGGCATCTCCGATTTCGCCGACTGGCTCGCCACCGACGACCAGGACGGCATCGTCCGGCTGTGCACGATGCTCGGTGCGCTCGTACTGGCCCGCGCCACCAAGGACTCCCCGCTCTCCGACGAGATCCTGGAGGCCGCCCGGGCCGCACTGGCCCGGTGA
- a CDS encoding SDR family oxidoreductase, with the protein MELKDAVAVVTGANRGLGRHLAAQLTERGAKVYAAARRPESVDLPGVVPLRMDVTDPQSVREAARTASDATLLVNNAGISTGSALVAGDWDAVRLEMETNFFGPLAATRAFAPVIEGNRGGAVLNVLSVLSWYHPAGLGAYAAAKAAGWAMTDAIREELAPRGIAVTALHVGYMDTDMAARVPAGQKSDPALVAALALDGLAAGAPEVLADDLTRSVRQGLGAVPSAV; encoded by the coding sequence ATGGAACTGAAGGACGCCGTCGCCGTCGTCACCGGAGCCAACCGGGGCCTGGGCCGTCACCTCGCCGCCCAGCTCACGGAGCGCGGGGCCAAGGTCTACGCGGCCGCCCGCCGTCCCGAGTCGGTGGACCTGCCCGGAGTCGTACCGCTGCGAATGGACGTCACCGATCCGCAGTCGGTGCGGGAGGCCGCGCGGACCGCCTCGGACGCCACCCTGCTCGTCAACAACGCCGGGATCTCTACGGGCAGCGCGCTGGTCGCGGGCGACTGGGACGCGGTGCGGCTGGAGATGGAGACGAACTTCTTCGGCCCGCTGGCCGCCACCCGGGCGTTCGCGCCGGTCATCGAGGGGAACCGGGGCGGCGCCGTCCTCAACGTCCTGTCCGTCCTCTCCTGGTACCACCCGGCCGGCCTCGGCGCCTACGCCGCCGCCAAGGCCGCCGGCTGGGCGATGACCGACGCGATCCGCGAGGAGCTGGCCCCGCGCGGCATCGCGGTCACCGCCCTCCACGTCGGCTACATGGACACGGACATGGCCGCCCGGGTTCCGGCCGGCCAGAAGAGCGACCCCGCCCTCGTCGCCGCCCTCGCCCTCGACGGCCTGGCCGCCGGAGCACCGGAAGTCCTCGCCGACGACCTCACCCGCAGCGTCAGGCAGGGGCTCGGAGCCGTACCGTCCGCCGTCTGA